From a single Eleginops maclovinus isolate JMC-PN-2008 ecotype Puerto Natales chromosome 18, JC_Emac_rtc_rv5, whole genome shotgun sequence genomic region:
- the bco2b gene encoding beta-carotene oxygenase 2b: MLPVLEKRQTGFDTALYSGEEKKASAMETITQQQNISPVLKKSKSRKNINHFTDVHGLPCIEKIVRSVEENPEPIETNITGEIPEWINGSFLRNGPGKFEIGNQKFNHWFDGMALLHQFKITNGKVTYKSRFLSSDSYRGNNEHNRITVSEFGTLTMPDPCKNFFQRFLSRFELPKATDNANVSFVTYKGDYYVSTETNVMHKVDPETLETTQKVDWSKFIAVNGATAHPHTDPDGTTYNMGNSYGTKGANYNIIKVPPTKNTAGETLEGVTVLCSIPSVEKSQPSYYHSFAMSENYVVFIEQPIKMDLLKIVTGKLTGKSISDSIYWDPKLNTIFHLIHKQTGKLSTIKYLAQALSTFHQINAYEEDGFLIIDMCVADDGQAITNYNIQNLRKSGEDLDEVYNTLCRVFPRRFVLPLNVDSDTPYDQNLNGPDCIATAIRTAKNKVFCTHEDLHGEDLHQYGGLEFPQINYGKYNTRSYRYFYGCGFRHLVGDTLIKMDLQGKQMKVWEQPGLYPSEPVFVPSPNATEEDDGVIMSVVITPNKDKSTFLLVLDAKTFKELGRAEVPVNIPYGFHGTFNATRQTHSEEINDCHL; encoded by the exons ATGTTGCCAGTGCTGGAGAAACGGCAGACAGGCTTTGACACTGCTTTATActcaggagaggaaaaaaaagcttCAGCCATGGAAACCATCACACAACAACAGAACATCAGCCCAG TGCTTAAAAAATCCAAGTCTCGGAAGAACATCAACCACTTCACAGATGTTCACGGCCTGCCTTGCATTGAGAAGATTGTGCGCTCGGTGGAGGAAAACCCCGAGCCCATCGAGACCAACATCACTGGCGAAATCCCAGAATGGATCAACGGAAGCTTCTTGAGAAACGGGCCTGGGAAGTTTGAGATTGGAAACCAGAA GTTCAACCACTGGTTTGATGGTATGGCTCTCCTGCACCAGTTCAAAATAACCAATGGCAAAGTGACTTACAAAAGCCGCTTCCTGTCCAGTGACAGTTACAGAGGCAACAATGAGCACAACCGCATCACAGTGTCAGAGTTTGGAACCCTCACAATGCCGGACCCCTGTAAGAACTTCTTCCAGCGCTTCCTGTCAAGATTTGAATTACCAA AGGCCACAGATAATGCCAATGTGAGCTTTGTGACCTACAAAGGGGATTATTATGTTAGCACAGAGACCAATGTCATGCACAAGGTGGACCCTGAGACACTAGAAACCACTCAAAAG GTGGACTGGAGCAAATTCATTGCAGTGAACGGAGCGACCGCGCACCCTCACACTGATCCCGATGGAACAACTTACAACATGGGAAATTCATACGGCACTAAAG GAGCGAACTACAACATAATCAAAGTGCCACCGACCAAGAACACCGCTGGGGAAACCCTGGAGGGAGTCACAGTGTTGTGCTCCATTCCCTCCGTAGAAAAGAGCCAACCGTCCTACTACCACAGCTTTG CAATGTCTGAGAACTACGTGGTGTTCATTGAGCAGCCCATAAAGATGGACCTGTTGAAGATTGTGACAGGAAAGTTGACCGGTAAAAGCATCAGTGACAGCATTTACTGGGATCCGAAACTTAACACTATCTTCCACCTGATTCACAAGCAGACAGGAAAG CTCAGCACCATCAAGTACCTTGCCCAGGCGCTGTCAACTTTCCACCAGATCAACGCGTACGAGGAGGACGGCTTCTTGATCATCGACATGTGCGTTGCAGATGATGGCCAGGCAATCACCAATTACAACATCCAAAACCTGCGCAAGTCCGGAGAAGATCTCGATGAG GTGTATAACACCTTGTGTAGAGTCTTCCCACGGCGTTTCGTTCTTCCTCTCAACGTGGACAGTGATACGCCTTACGACCAGAACCTGAACGGGCCTGACTGCATTGCAACTGCTATAAGAACTGCTAAGAACAAG GTCTTTTGTACCCATGAGGACCTCCATGGAGAGGATCTTCATCAATACGGGGGTCTTGAGTTCCCTCAGATCAACTATGGCAAGTACAACACCCGCTCCTACCGATACTTCTACGGCTGCGGCTTCAGACATCTTGTAGGAGACACACTGATCAAGATGGACCTCCAGGGGAAACAGATGAAG GTGTGGGAGCAGCCTGGTCTTTATCCTTCTGAGCCAGTGTTCGTACCATCCCCTAACGCGACAGAGGAGGACGATGGTGTTATCATGTCTGTGGTCATCACCCCCAACAAG GACAAGAGTACATTCCTCCTGGTGTTAGATGCCAAAACGTTCAAGGAACTGGGCAGGGCTGAGGTGCCTGTCAATATCCCGTACGGATTCCACGGGACATTCAATGCCACGCGACAGACTCACAGCGAGGAAATTAACGATTGTCACCTCTGA